The nucleotide window GGATCTCATTCGGATCTTTGTTTTTCATTTTGCTGGCCATTACATCTCGTGGTGCAGGAGGGATGGCGGGCTGAGTCTTCCCCTCACGTTTCCCGACAGAGACCCCAAATACTGCTGATAGATACATCTCCGTTTCAAGTTCTCGAGACTTGAACTCGGTCTCCAGCTTATCGCATATAGCGTTTAAGGAAGTGGCAGTCGATACAATGCGACTTTGTTCGGCTTTCGGCGGCAGCGCAATCGGAAATGATAGCAGCGTAACCTGATTGATCTTGGGCATTGTAGTCTGAGCACCGGTTGCCCTAGATGTGAAGTATTCTCGCCCAAATGGAGAGTTCGCAAACAGATGAATGTAGTCCACATTTATCTGATCGGAAACTCGAACTTTTATCATTAGATCAGGATAGATAAATTCATTTGGCCCCTCTTTGTAAACAGCAGAAATCCCCACGTGTTCGCGCGAATTCCCTCGCTGAAATAGCAGGTCTCCAAAACGAAGCCACAGCTCAGAGTCATCAGGGATATCGGCATCGACTTTCTTGAAATGCCGTGCATCGAACGAGCCCGACGTCGTAGCAGTTAGCGTCACGGCACGGGGAGCATCGACACGAGTAGTCTGCTGGGGCGAAAGTCCGTTCTGGGGGCCGAAGATCAAAAGATCCTGGAGACGCACCCATCGCCAACTTGGTGGGATTTGGAACACCTCATCCAGAGCGACAGGTGGCAACGCTCTACCGCGCTTGAGTGTGCCATGCTCTAGAAGCTGATCCCTTTCTGTTTGAAGTGAATCAACAAGCGATGAAATGCTCTCGTCCTCGGTGTTTTGAGACGTAAGCTGCCCTCGTATCGCTAAACTCGAGATCAACTGTCTTACATGGCCAATATGTGTTTCAGTGCTGAGTCTTCCCGTAATATTAAGAATGTGCGATCGCATTACCTCTGCATTTTCGGGGTTCGACTTGCCTGTGTAAGACGAACTATCCGTCAATAATCGCCCGAGGCTCGCAGAGATTAGCTCGTCCCTTGCCTTTTCTCTATCGAGCTTTGCCCTCTCGAAATCATCGATGAGTTGCATCAGATGCTTAACAAGGTGGACGATACTGTCCTGTACCGATTTCGACGGGACAAGGATAGGGAGTTGTAGGAATTTCCGCAGAGACACGCCCCCGATCATTCCCGTCATCTCGTTGAGAAAAGATTCGTAGAAAGTGGACGACTGGTATACGAGCAACAAGTATTGCGGATTGATGTCGTCTGTTACTTCGATCGCATATAACTTGTTACCAAAACAGACGCTACGATCTGTTATGCCACACTTCTTCCCTGCACTTCCTCCCTCTGCACAAATGAAGACTGCACCCGCCGCAGCAACCTTATAAGACGTGTTGTCAAACGGGACCTTGAGTCCATTTTCGTAGTTGAGAGGAGTGTCGCCACGTCCGACATCTTTCGTAGCGATAAACGGATATCCTTCCTTCACTCTCGCCAGGGTCTCTCGCTCGCTATCGCTGACGCTATTCCCACCAAAAATGCGCCCCAGATCTGTGAGCTGAACTTGTCGCCATCCGTCAGGAAGCTCTCCGGGATAATGGATGTCGAGCTTCCGTAACGAGTTTCGCTGTGCGAGCTTTCCGATCGAGGAGGTCAAACCGGAGAGTTGGTTGAGCGAACTGACCTCACCATCAGACGGCACAGCGAGCCTTCCGCTTGTTGCCGCGTCGAGGACGAATTGGCGAAATCTAGAAATACCGCCCGTCGCCTCCAAAATACGATCGAGACTAGCAACTGGCATGTTTTTCTTCATTGTAGGAGTATCTGCATGAGCGCGTGTTTCAGCCGATCACGAAGCTCAGTGGTAATTTTCTCGCCTTCTTCTAGCCTTGCGAGGAGGTCTGCTGGTTCGTCGAGCTTGTCGACGCTGTTATATGGATTCCTAATTGCAATATTGTAATTTCGAGTCTCGATCTCCGCTAGGCCAATTCTCCAGGCCACGTCGCTTTCCGCGCGATTTCTCCGATCCGGTCCGCCCCACCATCGAACGCAATCGTTCAAGTGATCTTCTTTAATTGGTTTGGACATTGAGTAGGCTTTCTGTCCGTCCGGAATGCGAAGCTCGTAGAACCAAATCTCGCGGGTTGGTTTGCCTTTGTCAAAAAAGAGCAAGTTCGTCCCAACGCTGGCGTAAGGCTTAAAAACGCTGTCAGGCAACCGCACGATCGTGTGTAAGTCGCATTGCTCTAGGAGTGCCTTCTTAAGACGGCGTTTGATCCCGTCTCCAAAAAGCAACCCGTCTGGTAGAACGACTGCAGCCCGGCCTCCAGGTTTCAGAAGCCGCATGTAAAGAGCCAAAAAGAGATCGGCAGATTCTTTTGTTCGAAATTCTATAGGGAAGTTTTGCTCTATTCCTTCTTCGATTTGCCCCCCAAAGGGAGGATTAGAGAGGATGACATCTACTTCATCTCTTCTTGTATAGGATTCATACGGCCTGGCGAGCGCGTTACCATGAATTACAAATCCTGGATCCTCAACGCCATGGAGTAGCATATTCGTGACGCAGAGCATGTGAGGGAGTTGCTTTAGTTCCACTGCGCGTAACCCTGCCTGGAGGGTTCGTTCATCATCTGGCGTTTTGACAAAGCGCCTCATGTGCCGAATCGAGCATGTAAGAAATCCACCAGTCCCGCACGACGGATCCAAAATGGTCTCGCCTAGTTGCGGATTTATTCTCCCCACCATAAACGCAGTTATGGCGCGTGGAGTATAAAACTCGCCTGCGTGCCCCGCGGCTTGGAGGTCGTTAAGAAGTTGTTCGTATATGTCACCAAAGTGTTTTCGTTCGGCTATGTCGTTGAAATCAACTTCGTTGATTTTTTTAATAACCTGCCGCATCAGTTTTCCGGACTTCATGTAGTTGAATGCATCTTCAAAAACGGCATTCACCACTCGGGCTTGCTTTTTGTTGCGTGGCAACGATTTTAGTGCGGGAAAAAGTTCTCCGTTGACGAAGCTGATTAAATCAGATTCATCATTTAAAGATTCGCTCTTTGCCCAATTTTTCCATCGAAACTTCGTTGGAATGGTTGATCTGTAATGCGAATTCTCATTTTTTAATTGTTGTTCTTGGTCGTCGATAATTTTCAGAAAGAACATCCAGCACAGCTGTGACAGACGTTGAGCATCTCCGTCGATGCCCGGGTCTTTCCACATGATATCTTGGATTGATTTAATAACACTTCGAATCGACATGGTTAATTAATAATAAACCTTCGGGTTGCGAGAAAAAATTTGTGGGCCTGATTGACAGGTCACGCTCATTCTTCATCGCAGTTTTGAGCCTGGTGAAGTCCATGTGCAGCGCGGAAGGCGATCTGCTACAGGGCGTTTCTCGAGGCGGGGATGCTTAGTCAGACTGCCCAGTCAGCAGATCCACGACATCGGAACCGAGCGTGGAGGCCAAAGTGGCAAGTACCTGCAACGATGGATTTCCGATCTCTCGCTCAAGTTGGCTTACGTAACTCCGGTCTACGTGTGCACGTACGCTCAGCTGTTCTTGTGACAAGCCGGCTCTCTTGCGTAGGTTCTTGAGGTTTGACGCGAGATCTTGCCGCAGCTTTTCGTAGCAACGATGTGCCATTCAATCCTCATTGGGTGAGCAAATGTGTGGATTATAGTCCACACATTTGCCCCGTGGTCGGTGTTAGTGCATCTCCGTCGCCTGTGAGTTGAGGGTCCCCCGACGCGTTATGGAAAACAGAGACTGAAAAGGGTAGCCGTTGATTACTTGAGTGGTCGATCTCCGTGCAGATGATCCAAATAAATGATTTTTTTTCAATCGCGAACAATCAAAGAAAAATAGTGATTTTTTACAAAAATATCACTATTCGGATAAGCGAATTTTGATTTTGCAAAGGACGAATATTCTAGGTACGCTCCGTAACATTGATCATCAACAAATGCGAGACGAGTGTTATGAGCGCGCTCGGCGATTTCATTCGAGCTAGAAGGAAGAAATTAGGCCTAACGCAGACGGCGTTGGCTGCGCGTGTCGGCGTGGACGACACATATGTAAGCGCCGTCGAAACCGGTAAACGCACTCCGGATGGCGAGCAATTCCTGGAGTTGGTAGCAGCAGCGCTTGAGCTTAATGATGACCTCAAGCGTGATCTAGCTGCCGCCGCTCGCAGATCTCAGCGCATCTTTCGACTGCCAGCCGAAATCTCGGTGCACAAGCACGAGGTTCTTCGAGCACTGGCGATGGACATCAAACTTTCCGACGACGATATGAGTGCATTTGCCGCGATCCACGCTGCGCTTGCGCGCAGCCGGACGTCGGAAGCGGTGGATACCCAAGAATCCACGATAGGAGGTCCTATGTAACGAAAAAGCGCCACAAACCGGAAGGCTTGAAGCGCTTTTCGGGTCCGAATCGACGAAGACTCAGCTCCTAGACAAAGCCAAGTCTCCGCCTCTTCGACCCTAGCGTCAAGCCCTTCTTTTCCTCTTCAGTTTGCACCTGGAGGGATTTGATCAATTCCGATCGAATCCTTGACCGCGTTCGTCCGCAATTCCATACGCTCCCGCGCGGTAATTGTCGGAACCGAGGTGCAAACCAACCACGTGAGCGTCATATCGAGACGCGACGGAGAGAGCTCGTGCCTAGAAAATCGAAGACCGCTATTTCCCCTCCTTTAACACGCCGCCCGCGCCGGATCGTTACAGTCTCGGGCCGAGGCGTTCGAGGGCGATTCCCCAGCAGAAAGGCCCCAAAGCCTCTGCAGTTTGAAAGCCTGGTCGAAGAGATGATGCTGCTCGTTGCCGAAGTGGTGTTGATTTTCACCAAATCTTGACCCGGGATTTTCATCGAAATTTAACCCACCCCCAATCAGCCTAGTACATCTACTT belongs to Pandoraea norimbergensis and includes:
- a CDS encoding helix-turn-helix domain-containing protein gives rise to the protein MIINKCETSVMSALGDFIRARRKKLGLTQTALAARVGVDDTYVSAVETGKRTPDGEQFLELVAAALELNDDLKRDLAAAARRSQRIFRLPAEISVHKHEVLRALAMDIKLSDDDMSAFAAIHAALARSRTSEAVDTQESTIGGPM
- a CDS encoding helix-turn-helix domain-containing protein, with translation MAHRCYEKLRQDLASNLKNLRKRAGLSQEQLSVRAHVDRSYVSQLEREIGNPSLQVLATLASTLGSDVVDLLTGQSD
- a CDS encoding class I SAM-dependent DNA methyltransferase → MWKDPGIDGDAQRLSQLCWMFFLKIIDDQEQQLKNENSHYRSTIPTKFRWKNWAKSESLNDESDLISFVNGELFPALKSLPRNKKQARVVNAVFEDAFNYMKSGKLMRQVIKKINEVDFNDIAERKHFGDIYEQLLNDLQAAGHAGEFYTPRAITAFMVGRINPQLGETILDPSCGTGGFLTCSIRHMRRFVKTPDDERTLQAGLRAVELKQLPHMLCVTNMLLHGVEDPGFVIHGNALARPYESYTRRDEVDVILSNPPFGGQIEEGIEQNFPIEFRTKESADLFLALYMRLLKPGGRAAVVLPDGLLFGDGIKRRLKKALLEQCDLHTIVRLPDSVFKPYASVGTNLLFFDKGKPTREIWFYELRIPDGQKAYSMSKPIKEDHLNDCVRWWGGPDRRNRAESDVAWRIGLAEIETRNYNIAIRNPYNSVDKLDEPADLLARLEEGEKITTELRDRLKHALMQILLQ
- a CDS encoding restriction endonuclease subunit S, whose product is MKKNMPVASLDRILEATGGISRFRQFVLDAATSGRLAVPSDGEVSSLNQLSGLTSSIGKLAQRNSLRKLDIHYPGELPDGWRQVQLTDLGRIFGGNSVSDSERETLARVKEGYPFIATKDVGRGDTPLNYENGLKVPFDNTSYKVAAAGAVFICAEGGSAGKKCGITDRSVCFGNKLYAIEVTDDINPQYLLLVYQSSTFYESFLNEMTGMIGGVSLRKFLQLPILVPSKSVQDSIVHLVKHLMQLIDDFERAKLDREKARDELISASLGRLLTDSSSYTGKSNPENAEVMRSHILNITGRLSTETHIGHVRQLISSLAIRGQLTSQNTEDESISSLVDSLQTERDQLLEHGTLKRGRALPPVALDEVFQIPPSWRWVRLQDLLIFGPQNGLSPQQTTRVDAPRAVTLTATTSGSFDARHFKKVDADIPDDSELWLRFGDLLFQRGNSREHVGISAVYKEGPNEFIYPDLMIKVRVSDQINVDYIHLFANSPFGREYFTSRATGAQTTMPKINQVTLLSFPIALPPKAEQSRIVSTATSLNAICDKLETEFKSRELETEMYLSAVFGVSVGKREGKTQPAIPPAPRDVMASKMKNKDPNEIPSLPDHRVSKVSSIGTVDALVECLRTFGPSASPRDLHGASGLGTSNDDIEVFFDLLREAKSSNRLSVPFGDGLIRDISDEN